Sequence from the Mugil cephalus isolate CIBA_MC_2020 chromosome 20, CIBA_Mcephalus_1.1, whole genome shotgun sequence genome:
tattcccCTGTTTCTGccaaagcagctgtgactcatcagagaatggacatgggtcttctaagattgtcctgtggtgtccggtaacagaatgttgttagtgggggcctttgacttctatgggttgaggggaggggcctctgagaatcatcccacagacacttggtcagtctggggtcaggGCAGTTCATTGTTGTATACTGATGTATATGTTGTATtcttcttcccccttttttatatcttttatgcTGACTGTAATTCATTCTGTCTCTCTATATATTTATGCTACTGGATACTGAATTccccatctatctatctatctatctatctatctatctatctatctatctatctatctatctatctatctatctatctaaggGTGATATATGAAAACGTGGGAGCAGGTACGTGTCTTTCGTGGGCATGACTGATGTCACAACTCCCTGCATTTTGCACATAGGCATTCGCTTGTTTACAGCCAGCCAGGGCGCGGCTTTATCCCTACTTTATATGCGCGCACCGAGTTCATCCAAGTTAAACACACTCGGCCTACTTTTCCCCAATTCTATCTCCCATATAcggggagagagaagggggagagagagagagagagagaaagaggagagagacggCTTCTCCTCGCAGGCGGCCGCTGCTGATTCTGCTGTGCCAATGCGCAAGCAGCCCACGCCGCGGGATAGGTCTCCCCCAAATTGAGGCTGCGCTCGAAACGATCATGCGACTGAATGACGAGCGCGTCATGCTCGTCTTCCTGCTCCGCCGATCAGTGGCTCTGCGCTCCGCAATCCCCTGGGATACCGCGCCGCCCTCGATGGCTCTGCTATCCGCGGCTCGCTCGCATTGAATGGCTGCCCGGAGTCAGGGAAAACAAGGAGAGGGAGCGCAGCGTCTCCCGATTTAAGTCAGCGATCCGCATCGGCTTCCCGGCGAGAGAGGGAAGGTGAGTGAGTGTGTTGCCGTGCGAGGCGTCCCGTCGGGGTCGTCTGAGGATCCACCACCGGCggtacaggaggaggagggggaggaggaggaggaggaggaggggaaggaggagggggaggaaggggtgATGTGGGCTTATGTATTCCCGTTTATTTAGGTTTGGAAAAGGAGCGAGTCAGCAGATTTCTTACGGGACAGATAGTTTTGGACAAGTGAGGGACGCGTCCAGGTTAGCACAATCCAAACTTCCTTTAACCTCAACAAAACTGTGAAATATATAACAACACCGGAGCggttttatttctcactttgTGTGGCTCTCAAAATACACAGTCAGGTATGGGCTTTTTTTGGCAGCCCCTTGTGAACGCCGGTTGCAAAGAACTGTGCCTTGTtgtgctcccccccccccctcctcccccctccgcTCCGTGCCGCACTGGTTCCGTCTGGCTCgccctcagctgctgctgcgtgtCCTGGGATGACCTGTTGATGTCGGTAGAATGGAGAATGGCAGGGGGAGCGATTTCCCCCATCACCAAAATATTTAAGTGAGCTACGTTCGGGGCTTTTTGGCAACCGGCATTGTCGCAGCACGGCCGCCTCGTCCGCCCCAGCCAGTAAGTGTCTcgtttgatttgtgtgtgtgcgcttcgGCGTTTGCGGAAATGCTTGACATTGTGAGAGCTTGAGTGGATGGCGGTGCGCCGGGGCGAACCCAAAAAAACGAGAGATTTAAACAGTGTCGTTAGCATTAGCCGTTAGCCGCCTCCTCCCCCGTTATAGGCCCGCTGCGGATGGGTGAGGGCATCAAACATTTACGCGCTGTCAGCCACGGTGGAAACGAGAGGCGAACCGCCGCCACCGCTGCCTGGGTCCGCTGAAAGCTGCCCTGAATTGATGCCATTTGACGGCACGTAAACAGAACCACACCGTCGCCTTCAGCCGGGTATCACCGGGGTTTGCTGCCATCCTGCGCCCCCCcttccgtccatccatccatccatccacccatccgtCCCATGGAGTCTCCCCCTCCCtcatccctcttcctctcccctctaGGCTGGAACGCGGAAAGTCATCCCGGTGCGTAAAAGTGCTCCTTATCTGTGCCATATTATTCTAAACAATCCACATAAAGGCACTCTGTGCCCACGAGGCGTGCGTGCGTAAAGAATCATAAATACGGAGCAAAAAAGTTAAGcgtgtcctgctgctgtgatATTCAGACTCTCCTTTTTATGTCAGATAATTaaaggcctgtgtgtgtgtgtctctctagATTTGATGGGAGCAGCAGGGCCGTGCAGGCATGGGCACATGAGAACCAGGAAATGCCTATAGAGGGAATGCATTGTGTGCCAGCTGCACCAGTGACTCCACAGTAATCATTCTGAAAgccctctgctgtgttttttcagcGGCAGAACCGGATCAACTGGAAAGTGCTCAGACAAATTAAGAAGTTCTGAAACGTAAGCGGTCCCATCAAAACATACTGTAAGCCCTTTAAATGCAGGCAAAATGTTCCAAAGGCTTACTTAGAAAAGTCTTAAGTGTGTATGTTTGACCTACTTTCCTCTCCAGGCTGGTTGGTATGAGAGTTTAAGCTGCGGGGTGAGCTCGGGTGAACTTCATTGCTGCACTCTATATATTAAATGGAGTAAGGGCCTGGGATGATCCCTCTCATCTCTGCAGGCCCCCACAGCCCCTCCTTAGCACgcaaaaagacacacatgtacacacaaacgcacacacgcagtCACATTCCCTCTCACTGTGCAGGGCAAACTGTGCAAACACACCCAGCTCtcggtgtttgtgtgtctttatgtgtgCTTACTGCGGCTCGCCAAACTGTAAACAGGCAGTATtgtctcatgtctgtgtgtgtgtgactcagtgTGCCTTTTGTGggtttgtttgagtttgtgtgtgcgcgcatctGTGTTTTAGTATGAGGGAGAGGGAGCTTGAGTGAGACGGAGACAAAGGGAGCGTTTCTCTTTACCCCGAAGCTTGGCTTGGGCCCAAATGAAAGGCTCTGGATATGATGGGGTGGCTCGCTCCGGGCTATCGTCAGTCAGTCGCACCGAAGTCAGTTGTGTGCTTCTTACAATTTAGCATCAGGGAGAAACTTGTATGTCTCATGCATGCACACTTTTGTGTTATGCAGGCCTCGTCTTTGCATATGTGAAAGTGCTTATGACTCGTCTGCGGCTTTGAGTAAAGGTTTGTGGGCAACGAAATGCCACACAAGCAGCGCATCTGTTGTAGCTTTTATTGTTGGGGTAAAATGGTGTTTGAGGTGCAGAGGGTGCGCACACACATGTCGTTTAGAATGAGGTCATGCATATGTCTAAATCTTAAAAGATAAACGAAAGTAGCCTAATGGCATAATGTCTTCAGAGCAAAGtagttcatttaaatttattggCGTAAATATAGAGACAGGGACCAGGGCAAGGGGGTATGTTTGCATTTGACTGTTGACTGAAGAGCATGGAAACATGCTATGTGGTTTTTGTTTAGGCCACACACACTTTCGCACATAGAATAACAGAACATGACCCAGTTATCTAAGGGCGCGGGGGTTTTATAGCTCGcacaagacagaaaataaaaaggcttttaCTTAGCGTTCCCCTGGCAATAACAACCACTGCAGGGCTGAAGTGTAGGATTAATTCAATGTAGATTATCCGTGGAAGTTTCaacaaaacttttaaatgtagGCGTCATGTGTGCCTGCCAAGGGCCCCTCAGTGAGACCATAATTGAAGAAGTATTTGTAGCCCATGTCAACTTGGTATGCCAAGGAATATAATTCTTGTTCAGGACCATTCTGCTCTCcaatagagtttttttttttgttgtcgtttttttttgggagggggcgTAATTTGGCGTAACAGTTATACAGAGCCATTTTATTGTGTCAACATAAAAGTCTGACATTCCTcacctgttttgttttaggtCTGTTTGAGCTTTCTGTCTTTTAGCATAGCCTTGTTACattacacctcctcctcctcctcctccttcgccgTCTCCTCGCATTGCCTGCTGAAACCCTCCTCAAACCTAACAGCTCAAgataaaaaagtttttttccatttacaaaAGCAAGTTGAAACGAGAGCAGCTGGACTTGAAGGGTTTCTTGAAGTCGTGTAGCCATGTATACTGTAAGTAGCTTCTACAGTTCTGAAGGAACCTGAAGGCGTGGCCCTTGACCACTCTTGTACAACCTCAACCCAAACCCCCCACCGgccttttagaactgaagaagccacttggatgaatTATCTTCTAAAAACCTTATAAGtctagttgcctttgtttcagcgtgtgtttttttttttgttgttttttttttcgggagGGGGGTACACCGTGacctagatgactgagaaccttcaacGACAGTTTTCACCATTGTTGTGAAAGGCCCCGTCCTCATAAAACAATGCATCAAAGCATCCACAATTATCATACATTAATATTTGAGCCAGGAGACTTGACCAGATGGATATTTGGCTCTGCCCAAGTTAACCCAAGTGCGACACTACATGTGGTGACCCCCCGCCCCAAAGGCGGCACCAGTCTGCTACTTCCAAGCCAAGTGGAAGTAATTTattcacctcctctctgtcttcttttcCCAACTAGACCCTTTGGTGGTGTGCCTAGGCGCACCATGGCCCAGACCCTCCAGATGGCGATCCCGAACTTTGGCAACAACGTTTTAGAGTGTCTGAACGAGCAGCGGCTGCAGGGCCTCTACTGCGATGTCTCCGTGGTGGTCAAGGGCCATGCCTTTAAGGTACTTATGAAAAATTCCTGTCTTGTTTTCATCAAAAGGGCAGTTGTAGTGTTTGGATCAGAAGTGGACATCAGTTAGCCCTGTGACCCTTGATGAAGTTGTGCTGCACGATGGAGAAAAATAAGGgctcttctttatttatgttgcAACATGTCACTTTTTAGAGCTTGTTTTTGTAACTTTGTGTCATTCAACCTCCAGTGAAGTGGTTTTCATGCGTCATTATTGAGATTGTTGTAGTCTTGTAATTTCTGTTGGATTATTTTGGAGAATGTTGCAATATCACAAttggatgtgttttttctctctctcatctaaagTTTCTATTGCAAACAAGCACTGAAATTCTTAAATCGTAAGTAAACCAAGTCAAGCCTGGGGTCTCATATACTGATAAGGACGATGTTTGGATTTCCCAATGGGTTTCAATCAATATAGAGAAAAGAAACACCTCTGAACCCAACTGGctagtcctacaaccagtcacaaccattttgttgtgaacaaattcaactccacggcgctcagatgacgtgtagGATTAAGTCtgtgttactcttctgtccatcaccacataagaTCTTTGCCAGAGGAATTCCTGATGGAGAGACTCCAGGCCAACTTTTCTCCACAGAAACACTTTGGGTGGGGAAGTTGGTTTGGCTTTCAGGCTAAACCAAACGTCTTTGCTAGTTTCTCATTCTGATAGACTTATACCGTCTGTACTATGTTAATTTCATAATGACAAAAGGAAGTGGAAGCTGTTGCCTAATCTGTACTGTACTGTCCTTTTTAAATCCTAAAATTTAAGTAACCCAAGAAGACCTGGCACAATATCTTAGTCTTTTtacttgatttgatttatcCTTCTGTCagttttaaactatttttgttgTGACAAAGGTCTCTCGCAGCAACACAAAGGtgacacaaatggaaaaaaaagtgtttgtttagATTGAGGTTTACACCATTTCATCTAATTTAAACGATTCTCATCTAATCAAATCAGAATGTAAGTGTGTAAGACTTTACAAATACCTACGATCTCAAAAGTTCTAATAGAATATCATATCTCTTTTTGCCTCAGGCTCACCGAGCTGTTCTGGCTGCAAGCAGTTCTTATTTCCGGGACCTGTTCAGCAGCAGCGGCAACGGCGGAGGTAGCGGCAGCGGTGATAACAGCCCCGCTGTAGTGGAGCTTCCACCGGCTGTGCAGCCCCACAGCTTCCAGCAGATTTTGGCTTTCTGCTATACAGGTCGCCTCAGCATGACCGTAGGGGACCAGTTTCTCCTCATGTACACTGCTGGCTTCCTGCAGATCCAACAGATCATGGAAAAGGGCACCGAATTCTTCCTCAAGGTGAAGCAAAATAATTTGGATTAACTTTTTGGAGTAGCAAAAGAATGTAAATGGCAGAATAGCTGGggcaggtttaaaaaaaaaaaaagagagagagagaaatgctTGTAACCACACAAACTGAATGTCATTCCCATTAGTTGCCGTGGAATCTTACTGCTAGAGATCAGGTTTTGTTAAGCTTCCAAGTCCAGATCCATTTTGAACCTATCCAAATGCAGCAAGAGTCAAATGCGGTTTTTACAAGTTAGTTCGAAATTAGAGTTGGAGTTGGTCTGAGATTTGATTTCAACCTGATTTctatactctggactccaggtCGCTCAAATGTAATAGCAGTAGCGGAACACATGTTGCTTCTGTTGAGCGCCGTGGAGAAACATAAATCCAAAGACGGATGGTAAAATAAATTGACTACTAGCTTTCTGTGCATGCACAGCTTGAAAGAACCTATTTGAACAAGAGCATTAAAGCCTCATCTCCTACGTAGCATGGTTGGTACTGACAGCTACATCATAACCATAGCATACCGTGCAGATATCTTCCTGGTAATGGTGCAGACAGTCTGTTCTAAAGATTTGAATTAAGAAACAATTCAGATTTAATTGAACCAAACCTAAGCAGTCAAACCAAATCAAGACTCGTTTTCCAAAATAACCATAGAGGTTGTAGAGGTGATGGACTATCCAACAGTCTAATACTATATGCTGTATGGTGGTTCAGCAAAATGCTATGTTTACTGAAAAAAAGTTGATTTATCCATCAATTTACAGGTATCCTCCCCTAGTTGTGACTCTCAGGGCCTTCACGCAGAAGAGGCCCCACCCTCTGAGCCGCAGAGCCCTGTAACACAGACCAGTAACAGCGCAGCGCGGCCCGCCTCCTGCCTGACGCCGCTCCCTCTGGTATCGAGAGTGAAGACGGAGCAGCCAGGCAACCAACCAGAAGCAGCCACTCCCTATTCTGTGGTCTGCACTCCCGTAGCCAAGCGGCTGTGGGAGGGCGGCAGCAGCCGGGACGGGGGCGGGTTAGgctcaggtggaggaggaggaggggcccGGAAGGCAGCCCGTTATTCCCAGGAGGCGGTGCGGGGGAGCGCTATCCAGAGCCCCGGAGCCCTCGGTCTGACCATGGGCATGGGTGCCACCACGACCGGCCTGGCGGGCGTGGTGGCCGGCGGCGGGGTCAGCGGCAGCACCAACGGGAGCTCTGCGACGGGGCTCGGCATATCAGAAGGCGCCAGCCCCGGCACCCTGAGCACCTACGCTAGCGACTCACCCATCAGCTACCACgacgatgaagaagaagaagaggggacgGATGAATGTGCTGAGGAGCAGTACAGGCAAATCTGCAATATGTACACCATGTACAGCATGCTCAACATGGGAGCTACAGGTAATGAGACAATTACAAAggtaatgtttgtttgttcagatgtTGTGCTGTAGGCTCGTCTGATCTGGGTTTCTTCTAATTCACGCACTGTTTGCCCAGCTGCAGGTGAGCGTGTTGAGGCCCTACCAgatcacacagagacacggggTCGGATGCGAGGCCGAGATCTCACATGTCTTCCCGCAGAACTCATCGCTCAGATCGGCAACCGCTGTCATCCCAAACTGTACGAGGAAGGAGACCCTGCTGAGAAACTAGAGTTAGTCTCAGGTGTGTGCACACTTAACAAAACGTATGACGAGTAACTCTCGCCGATGTGCTTATTTAAAGCCTGACTCCCCACCAGTTTTTCAGAACTAAAGTAACCATTCAGATGAGTGGCGCAATGTCTTCAAGTTCGATTCCGATTGGAAACATCTACTGCGTCAATCAGATGGCTTTGAAGGGCTTCATGTGGGGTTGGCCAGTATAGTAACAGGGACATGGTCATATAAGTGCTGTTGCAATTAAAAAGTGGGACCAAGTGCGCTCCAGATGCCCATATGTGTTCTTGATTTTTCGAGGACACAACAGGAGgtcatttgtgttgatgtggaGCAGCCAGATATCCCAGAATGCGCTTTGCAAGCGTCATAAAGTACCCTGCCGTTCCATCTATCCATCCTCCCGAGTCTGTACAGAGTCCAACTTGTCAAGTTGTTACTACTCAACTTCACATGCTTTTGTTTCCCACCCTGCGTTTGGCTGTGATTGCTTGGAGGACTCTAATCTAATCGCAtgcaaaagttgtttttttctgcatcagcTGAAACATGTTCTATAACccacaataaaatgcaaattgcGCCTTACAAGACAGACTTTTATACCAGTATTTTATAGGTATATTCTCTCTCAATCTGATCTACATAGTTGTAGATTTTaaagtaaagcaaaaataacGATCTCATGCCTTTAGCTACTATACAGTGCAACTGAGTAGCTTATCTGGACTGTTGACTACAGACTAGAGGAATAGACTTTAATATTTTGCCTTTAAAGCATGAGCTGCTCTGCTGTACTTCACAGTTCAACAATGAACCAAGTTAACTTCAATCATGGGATCTAGACAAGACAAAGCAAATAGCAGtgatatgtatatgtgtatttgGAGGACGCTGTCCTCAGTGTCCTCGATGCCACTGGGTTTGGCATCGGCATGCAGCGCCGTATTTCACATGTGACTCATTGTGTTGATGTCAAGGACAGCCTGTGACAATGTCTGGGCTGGGTTACATCTTTcgctttgtgttgctgtgtgcatgtgacacagaaaaggagagaacGAGACGGAGAGAGTTAAGAAGGGAGCAGAATGAAAAGCCAGAAATcccagaaaataaatgatcatcTATTCGAATTAGTGATTGAGATTCcaaaaaagcagagagaaaaatacatttaagacAGCCCGCAAGCAAAATCAAATCTCAAACTATGAGCACGGCCTCATCACTCCCACCTACAGCTGCAGTGTGATATGACACAGTTGTCTCTCAATAAACAAATTCTTCTTGGCCAGTGTTGTTACATGACCCACAAAACCGAGCAGATGAATAAAGAATGCTGCCGTTCTTCTCTGCAGGTACTTCAGTGTATATATCGCGAGCCCAGCTAATGAACTGTCACGTGAGCGCTGGGACCAGACACAAGGTGCTGCTGAGGAGGCTGCTGGCCGCCTTCTTTGACAGGTTCGTTCCTTCCGTTGGGTCTATTTATGCCTCATGTAAAGTCAGAATCAGTTTTAATgtataaatgatttttttctctttatctgttGGAATATGAGGGATAAAACAGCtatttttgtcttcctctgttctgttctcgctcgctcgctcgctctctcttgTTCCGATGCTCCAGGAATACTCTGGCCAACAGCTGCGGAACCGGGATCCGCTCGTCCACTAATGACCCGAGCCGCAAGCCCCTGGACAACAGAGTGCTCCATGCGGTCAAATGTGAGCGAACTAGTTTGGTCTCTATGTGGGTGTTTGACCACAAGCATGCAAACAATTTGCTCGCCTTGCCGGGTACAGATAGAGGGGACACATTCAAATTGTGCATCAGCATATTGTGCATTCATACTCgaaagcacaaaaaaaggaCGAAATATCTGCAGCCTAATGGTCTGATAGTAACTTACATCGACCACTAGATAGCAACATTAGTCCTGAGTGGACTGTATTACTGTATTATTTGGATGCATATATGTTTTTCTAAGAAAGAATATGTGAGAAGGGCTTCTTTTAAGAGATTTGTCTGAGCTGTTACACTTTTCATTACAGATCAGCAGCAGTGCTGCAAATATTACATgctcttttacatttttatccgTTGAAACCCCTAAAGTCCAAAAGTCAAAACTCTGATGAAATTCTGTTGAAAGCTGGTTGAAGCTGCTCcagtctaaccctaaccctaagatAACTGGCCGTAAGTCAGAGatgaacagagagagaagtgaaGGCACCCCTTTATTGATACtcaataaagtaaaattacgcacaaaaaaagtaaaattacagTTACTTGTTAAGTGTTAATGTTCCTGCAAAAGTAACAGGGTTGTACATGAGTTACTGCACAAGCACTAGTACTCTAAGCTTGGGAAATAGAATGATGTGACAAGTTATAATAGCTTCACATAAGAGAGAGATGCCAAGCTTCTCACATAACTAGAAAGTAATCAAGTGCATTTCCCTCATTTTTGGCAGGAATTCCAGTTATGCAAATGATACGGTCTGTCATTCAAAATGTGTCCCGGGGCCACTGTTTCACTTCCACATGACAGCTGCGCTCATTTGCataatgaagcagaaatgtatgaaaaacgaaatgtaaaaaggaaagatgaaaataaatatgtttggGCAAATAAGCTGGGGAGGGcaagagggaaaacacacagactgatAAGA
This genomic interval carries:
- the LOC124998062 gene encoding nucleus accumbens-associated protein 1 isoform X2, which gives rise to MTSASCSSSCSADQWLCAPQSPGIPRRPRWLCYPRLARIEWLPGVRENKERERSVSRFKSAIRIGFPAREGRPFGGVPRRTMAQTLQMAIPNFGNNVLECLNEQRLQGLYCDVSVVVKGHAFKAHRAVLAASSSYFRDLFSSSGNGGGSGSGDNSPAVVELPPAVQPHSFQQILAFCYTGRLSMTVGDQFLLMYTAGFLQIQQIMEKGTEFFLKVSSPSCDSQGLHAEEAPPSEPQSPVTQTSNSAARPASCLTPLPLVSRVKTEQPGNQPEAATPYSVVCTPVAKRLWEGGSSRDGGGLGSGGGGGGARKAARYSQEAVRGSAIQSPGALGLTMGMGATTTGLAGVVAGGGVSGSTNGSSATGLGISEGASPGTLSTYASDSPISYHDDEEEEEGTDECAEEQYRQICNMYTMYSMLNMGATGERVEALPDHTETRGRMRGRDLTCLPAELIAQIGNRCHPKLYEEGDPAEKLELVSGTSVYISRAQLMNCHVSAGTRHKVLLRRLLAAFFDRNTLANSCGTGIRSSTNDPSRKPLDNRVLHAVKFYCQNFATSFKESEMNAIAADMCTNARRVVRKSWIPKLKLLMAESDAYTAFLPDGVKTEDDALGADAPFDPASLEATAGAGMESGGSSGESLPGVGGDGAPLF
- the LOC124998062 gene encoding nucleus accumbens-associated protein 1 isoform X1, coding for MTSASCSSSCSADQWLCAPQSPGIPRRPRWLCYPRLARIEWLPGVRENKERERSVSRFKSAIRIGFPAREGRPFGGVPRRTMAQTLQMAIPNFGNNVLECLNEQRLQGLYCDVSVVVKGHAFKAHRAVLAASSSYFRDLFSSSGNGGGSGSGDNSPAVVELPPAVQPHSFQQILAFCYTGRLSMTVGDQFLLMYTAGFLQIQQIMEKGTEFFLKVSSPSCDSQGLHAEEAPPSEPQSPVTQTSNSAARPASCLTPLPLVSRVKTEQPGNQPEAATPYSVVCTPVAKRLWEGGSSRDGGGLGSGGGGGGARKAARYSQEAVRGSAIQSPGALGLTMGMGATTTGLAGVVAGGGVSGSTNGSSATGLGISEGASPGTLSTYASDSPISYHDDEEEEEGTDECAEEQYRQICNMYTMYSMLNMGATAAGERVEALPDHTETRGRMRGRDLTCLPAELIAQIGNRCHPKLYEEGDPAEKLELVSGTSVYISRAQLMNCHVSAGTRHKVLLRRLLAAFFDRNTLANSCGTGIRSSTNDPSRKPLDNRVLHAVKFYCQNFATSFKESEMNAIAADMCTNARRVVRKSWIPKLKLLMAESDAYTAFLPDGVKTEDDALGADAPFDPASLEATAGAGMESGGSSGESLPGVGGDGAPLF
- the LOC124998062 gene encoding nucleus accumbens-associated protein 1 isoform X3, which gives rise to MAQTLQMAIPNFGNNVLECLNEQRLQGLYCDVSVVVKGHAFKAHRAVLAASSSYFRDLFSSSGNGGGSGSGDNSPAVVELPPAVQPHSFQQILAFCYTGRLSMTVGDQFLLMYTAGFLQIQQIMEKGTEFFLKVSSPSCDSQGLHAEEAPPSEPQSPVTQTSNSAARPASCLTPLPLVSRVKTEQPGNQPEAATPYSVVCTPVAKRLWEGGSSRDGGGLGSGGGGGGARKAARYSQEAVRGSAIQSPGALGLTMGMGATTTGLAGVVAGGGVSGSTNGSSATGLGISEGASPGTLSTYASDSPISYHDDEEEEEGTDECAEEQYRQICNMYTMYSMLNMGATAAGERVEALPDHTETRGRMRGRDLTCLPAELIAQIGNRCHPKLYEEGDPAEKLELVSGTSVYISRAQLMNCHVSAGTRHKVLLRRLLAAFFDRNTLANSCGTGIRSSTNDPSRKPLDNRVLHAVKFYCQNFATSFKESEMNAIAADMCTNARRVVRKSWIPKLKLLMAESDAYTAFLPDGVKTEDDALGADAPFDPASLEATAGAGMESGGSSGESLPGVGGDGAPLF